In Bacillus rossius redtenbacheri isolate Brsri chromosome 11, Brsri_v3, whole genome shotgun sequence, the DNA window gaattttgatttaatacaatttcatggacatacaccattgcagttagGCACTGTTTGTAATGGAAAACGTTCAACAACACCaattaagggggaaaaaaaatgaaaatataaacccacagagaacaagtctaaatcagctatgtcaaacagataaacccaacgatgaacctaaacaggtttTATGGACAAAACGACAtaagcacagacaaacacaatcaaacttaaatatcagacagcacattaattccgtggaaggaattttgtcatgaaaaaaaaaataacagcacagaagaacacagtgggctaacaaagaCAAGACAGTTTTAATAATAACAGTACATGCAGACAGAAAAGAAAACCTGGACAATGCAGGAAATATACGAACAAAACGATGAAGATAAAAAGACATTGTGGACAACACAATGCTGACAACATCAACGAACACAGGTTTCCTATGCCAAAACAGTTGCAATGTTTCGGGAACTGGAACGTGTTCCCGGCATCAGGAACAGAGAGACTGATTTTGTCGATGTTTCACAATGTCTGTTACAATTAACGATAACCTCGATAAATTCATGGTACAGTCTGTGTCGTGTCACTAGAATCAAACTTGACAGCTCTAAAGTGTCCCAGTTGTTACTTGAAAGCAACACATGATGCTTGTTTACTTTACAAACACTGTTGTTAGAACTCCAGCAGAAGGATGCGTAGAACTGTCAACACAGAGACAAGTGACACGGCACAAGCTGCAAGGCTGGAGGCTGCGAACCTACCGGGCCATGACGAACAGCTCTCGCACCATGCGGGAGCCCTCGCCTATGAACTTCTGGACGAGCTCCGAGCCGGACACTCTGATGAAGGTGCACTCCGTGTGGTGCGCCACGGCGCGGGCCAGCAGCGTCTTGcctggaaacacacacacacgcccacTTAAAACCACTGATGGATACACTGGATACTCAaatttgcttaaccaagccaacaatttttctaGTTCATCGTGCTTCTAGCggccacatttctgtaaaatgATTTACGATTTGTGATGATgactatgaaataaattaaactctttatcagcaatagaaaacattttgttttttattcttcTCATTGCAAAATTGTTGGCAAACTAAAACATTGTAGGACTATGAACGTACATCTGACAACACACTAGAATGGCAAGGATGGaaggatttgtaattttttcccccttccagaCAAAGGTGCCAACAGACACGACTGCGAACATAATGTATCTTCAATGTATTGAATACACAGTGTTAGCTAGCACTAACATGTAGCACTAGTGTTTTAGCAGTTTGTTTTTGTATACAATCCTATTTGAACAATCTACAACTATGGTGCAGCAATGATTGTAAACAAAAACTTCACAGATAGGATAATGTTGGAATAGTTAGGTTCTTAAAAccttttttgcatttattgaagATTAAAAAGCAAACCTTTTAAGCAGGAAATGAACTATTCATGAAAttttatatgcaggaaataaatacactgTCCTTATGGGGAAACTTTTGGGACTATaaaaatgtgccataagcaggaATATTATAatagggttctactgtatactaaacagataatctggtaACAAAACAACACAGAGAAGCATACATTAACCTAGTGATAtgactaaacagatattctggatgCTACAACAACAGCACAGTAAAACACAGTAgactttctaaaacaaaacagTTGCTACCGTTGTGGTTGTGGTGTCTATAATATCTGTTCTGTCACATCACCGAGATCAgctgtgcgtctctgtgttgtcgtcGTGTTGTctacatgatccaacaggtttgCCTGTTTGTAGCTGTATTGTCcaagtttttttgtctttttaagtgttcttgttgaaactgttttGTCATTGTTAGTCCACTGTATCCATCTGTTctgtattacttttttaaaacttttgacaTAAGTTGAgtttgtcttgttttctgtgagttgtcatgttcatttttttttgtcagtactcATGACACTCTGTGTaacaagcaaaaatttaaaattacatctTTTGTAACTAGGGCACACAACTGGGAGATAAAACACAGGTTGTGACAAGCCGCCCACACTTCAATTACGCTACTCCGCATGCCCCCCAGGAAGACTCTAGAACAGGAAAGTACTTGAAACCAACTAAGTGGTCCACGGGAGCATCTAACAATTTAATGACGTAAATGAGAAGCATTACAATAGACTGCTGTATGTCACTGTCATGTtcatgttattaagcatagtataTTCTACCACTGTGCACAGATTTCTTAGTAATGGACTATAAGCCGTACAATGTCACGATGCTCTGCTGCCAGTCCGTCCAGCCGGATGAGTTCCCACTTACATCACAGAAGCTACCACcgccaaattttaaaaaaaactggaacaTAACCGAGAGTATTAAACCCCACGTAAAATAAACGCAgtgcatttaaaaaataacctATTTTTATAAGCTTtcattgtgatttttttaaaatttcttcctgATTATTTACATTTCGGTGTCAAAACTTCTGATTTTTCAACAGTTCCAGAAAATGTACTCGCAAAATCAGGTTCCTCGTGTATCGTGCTAAGTTAGTACTACATGATCTTTATAGTTCATGATATAATATGAAGTTCCAACTCGCCAATGAATGCACAAACATCTACAACAGAAAGTCCTCTAAGAACAGGAGGACTCTCCGGCAGCCCTGGAGCAGAGAGGCAGGCACGGACCTGTGCCCGGCGGGCCGTACAGCAGCACGCCCTTGGGCTGGGCGATGCCGAGGGCGTCGAACAGCTCCGGGTGCTTGACGGGCAGCTCGATCACCTCCTTGATCTCCTTGATCTGCTTGTCGAGGCCGCCCACCATCTCGTAGGTGCTGTCCGGCACCTTCTCCACCATCATGAGCGACACCAGCGGGTCCACCTGCCACACCGGGCGCACCAGCACGTCACCCACGAGTTTCCATGAACTTCCCGCGGCTCACTTGGTGTTGCTTTTTGGGGGGAAAAGACGTTGCTTTCAAATATATCACCTTAGCAAAATATAACTGGCTTtataatgattataatacatattctcgtTATTAACTCCCAACAGTCTTGGTAGCATGGTAGTAAGGTGTGTGCTTCATGAGCATGAGGTCTGTGGCTCATAtctcatagaaaaaaaatatttttttactatttaatattaaaataaaatattataataaaatattatataacattTACGTTGAATCAACTCAATTAGGTTAACGtttgatgtaaaaaatatttacagacgGATTTCCGTCGTTTcagcaaaaacaaatacacaaacatatatttaatgtaatatgttttaaaatttttcagatttAACACTTTAGCATAAaaatttttagtgaatttttaccagatgggcagtatttaatataattccttgtcgaaaattaagTCCAAATCCGGGATCTATTGGACAGCAACTTTCAGTTTGAAAATACTTCAAAGAAAGTGCCAtattcgtaatgctttagagtaccaaaaatatgttaaatatctTGAATGCCATGTATGTCCCAAAACAATTTTCCTGACTAATAAAtcataggtatttttaaagttcctatgatattttgttatgacttttcaagtttacaaaatgtattataggatagtttcactaccataaagttttacCTTAAAATgcaaacttttaatatatttatcatgctcagcattgttttaaagaattttacattaCATTTGGTTCTGAGTTTCACATTATAAGTTTatgtgcaacatgagaacacatgaatacgctcgttactgaggttagatgttaacacatcactggcgagtagtgaaagacatacttatatatattttttttaactttcaacaataaatttcatgtattgaggatctattaagatttttttttgtaataagttGTCATAAAGTCTACGTTTTTTATAAAATGCCAGTTTTAAACACCACATTAATTCATAGTGCTCACGTGTTTACTGTTGGCACAAGGGAATCAGAGCAGTAGTCCGGTTCCCCGGTCCGGCTGTGTGGCTTCGGGTACAATCGGAATACGTGAAAATAGCCAAGATCTTAGTTTCAGTGTGAAAAGCGGACAACTGACAACGGATCACGGCATTTAGTGTGCAGTGAATGTTGAAAAAACAGTTCTGTGCTAAACAACTTTTTTATAAACACGTTATATTTTATGTGGTCTCTAATATACATTGCACCGGCTacttacaatttttaataagaattACTGTAATGACTACAGATTCACGTTTCTAGCAATGTTAATGTTTCCGGCTCCCAGTCAACGTAGCTCACGTGTGAGCGTGGCAAAGCGAGAGAGAGAGGCAAGAAGTGCACGCACCTTGTTGGGCAGGATCTTGTGGAGGGTGTAGCTCTCGTTGCGCAGCGCCACGCGCGAGTTGGCGGTCACGTCGTTGATGTCTATGTTCTTGTCGAGGTCGACCACGAACTTGCCCTCGGGGTGGACCTTCACCAGCACCTTCTTCTTGTCCATGGGCTTGACCACCTCGCCCACGTAGGAGCCCTGCTCCTGCAGCAGCTGCAGCTCCTCGCGCAGCATGCGCACTGCACACCACACGCAGCATGCGACACTCGCTAGTAACCCTCGCTAGTAACACTCCCGACCCCACCGCCTGCTTACACagatcatcatttttttttaatttccctgcCTACCTACCAAAAAAACTAGAGCTGAGAAATAATTTTGCTCTTATTGGAACTTCACATCAACATCCAAAccatttttcatatttaattaagtACAGACTGAAGGCAACTAGTTTCAGTGACGTTTCCTGCAATTGGTGCCTTTAAGTGACTTCTGCGACTCCGCAGACACAACAGTATAACGTAATGTTCTATCACGTGTGCGGTTTGATGCATTGTTGACGAACCACCAGAGATGTTTCCTTCTGAAATTCTTACCGACACAGTGCTACCAAAATTAATTACATACTTAATGAAACATCCCAATACACTGCTCTTCACAGTTATACTAGCAGCAACTTATTATGAAGGAAATTTTCATAAGTGGGATTTTCTTAAGAGGGTATAACTGCATTTAAATATTTGGAAATGCAATATGTTGACTTGTAGTTggttttatcttaaaatttttcaTCAGTTTGTGAATGTGAACCACAAGAGAGGTCCTTACAGCCTCATGGAGTCTGTATTCCCCTGTAATACCTGTTTCTGTAGCGAGTTGAAACTGAAACTTCTCCAAATGGGTTAATTCCTGCACGAATGGGACAACCTAATTGACAAATTGTGATCATCTCACACTTTTTGTGGCTGCAAGCTTAAAATAACATGTACTCTTCAGCTTCATTAATCCCATAGCTCACAGAATGGGAACTGTTAAAGATGGTGAGCAAGTATAAGACAAACAAAGAGACAAAGAGATATGGCAAATGTTCACTTACTTCATACAGTCAATTATGTTTTTTGTAGGCTTATTCCAAGGCACTAATGCAATGATATTATGTGTTATGAGTATTATGATGATATAGTCTGTTAGTGTTAAAGTTTTTTGTAGTTACTGTACGTTTggtataataatattttagtgtATGGTGTGCCCCAATTTTAAATATGTACACTTCCAAACAAAAGCACTTTAAGAGTTTCCGAAAATTTTACACTAGGAAAAATTACTACCTAGGTATCTGTAATATTGCTTTTTAAGACTAaagattaatttttgaattagtacTCTCTTAATAACCTTTCTTACCTTTTGCATTAAGTTCATTTCTCTGAGCTTGAAGACGGCGTAAATTCTGACTCTTTTCTGCAACAATAAGTTGAAGTTCTTCAATTTTCGTGATATAATATGGTCTGAAACCTTCACCTTTAGAAAGTTTATCATCCACTTccatctgaaataaaaaaaaaattattaattatgaaaCCTTCAGTAAAACATGAAGacttttaatgattaattttgcAGGAGTTAGTAAGCGTTATAAGGTAGACTACTTGATAAATACTCCCAAATAAAAGAAATAGGTTAATTCAAAATTCAATAAGAGAAGTAGGTAGCTTGCAAACAATTAAGCAAAACATATGTACCTACCAGTGCCACACACACAGTAAGCGAGCAAAGAGGGCTATCTACTAAAGTGGttgaaaaaagtaaatttttgtgtACTGAATTCTAACACTAGTGTGAGAAAGTTCCATATTCACATGCTAATCtatggaaactttttttttcctgtgttaaATCTAGTGCCTGCAAAAGGACTTAGTGCTaagttaaaaaggaaaaaaagaaattattactttaatgattaaatttcaaatttcacaGATTAATAATTCTGACCTCTCTATGTTAAAGTAAGTTACTTCAGTTTTATGAAAATtctaatgtatttattatttttacataaagacATTGTTGTATTATACACGCACGCGTGCGCCCACCTGCCCGACCCCACCccccacccacacacccacatacacccacacacacacaaaacacacacacaaaacacacacacaaaacacacacacaaaacacacactcATGCATGCACACATAcagagttttttttactaaattgttCCAATgagaaattttatgtatttaactACATATTTTATAAGAATATATTCAGTTTTTCACccattttgaataatttattgctGAAATGATCCAGAACTTAATACATAGAGGTGGATGAAATTTGAGCTCTACCAATGCCCTAACCAATCATCCAAGGCATGGTAAAATATGTTGGTTCATTACTATCAGTCAATGACGTTATCTTCGAATCGTTCTTTAGTTGAATTATGACATAAATGcgataatttgaattttaaaatgacCACAACAATGAACTATAGAATGTCTAtgtgaaaaaatttataagatCTTGGAAAAGAAGATAAGGAAGGGCATGGCAGGAAAATGGCGTGAGAAGCAGCATAGACTTAGAGAGGGGAGGTCTACCATGAACCGATTGTTGCCATACAACAACTGATGGAAAGAGGTTATGAACGAGGGAAAGATCTCGTAATGATATTCCTGGATGTGAAGATGGCGTACAATAGTGTGTTTGGCAAGCTATGGAAGAAGCTGGTATTAAAAAAGAGGTAATGATTAGACTGAGTAATATGTATAGACAAAACAGAAGCAGTGTGAGAACTGGAAGAGGGATGACGAAGTCATTCAAACAAGCCAATATAGTGAAGCAGGTTATTGCATTGTAGTGTTGAAGAGAGTAAATGAAAAGATTAGAGACGGAAAGATAAAGGCCATTTTATTTGCTGATTACCTATATGATTGTGGGGGGATAAAAGAAAAGTGAGGTGCAAGAGCAACTAACAACATGGAGTGAGGAAGTGAGGAAATGTTGTATGAGATTCAGCACTAAAGAGTTAAGTGATGGTCATGATTGGGAATAAAAATGAAGCAAGGAGAAGTTTGAATTAGATGGTGTTGAGTTGAAAAAGGTTAAGCCTTCAAACATCTAGGAAGTATATTGGAGGGAAGGGGCAAAAACAAGGACAATGTAAGATGAGGACAACAAGAGGATGCAATCTACAGGTGTGTGAGGGATTTGACATGGAACAGGAAGCTGCCATCAAAATGCAAATAAGTGCTGTACAATACTCACTATGCGCCCACAaactggaagcagttgatgatttatttatttatttatatttgtaacatgcccaccaacagtttgGGAACATTTTAGGTGGGTACAACTTACAAACAGATATACTAAACATTATAGTCTCTACATGCATGCATGCGCCAGACCCATGTAGGCGTGATGATGAAGTATGATGAAGGATGGAGGTTGAATGATTGCTAATTAATGTGGATGATAATGATGGATGGATGATGAAAGATATATGATGAACGATGGATGATGACTGATGATAAATGATGATTTATGAAagatgaataataattaattgattaTGAATGATAGATGGATGATGGTTGATACATTATGAATGATGGTTGAATGATTAATGTAATGAATGAGAGATGATAAACAGTGGATGATAAATAAGGGATGGTGATCATGGATGTGTGATTTATGATGGTTGATGAAGGTTGGATAATGAATGATTGATGGATGAATGGATTATGGTTGATAGGTTGATGGATGATGGATGGATGAAGTATGATAAATTGTTGATGCCTAGATAATGATAAATGTTGATGGATGATTGAAGGATGATAAATATTAGATGATGAATGATTGTGGATGAtggtaatgatttattttgttgACTAATGAATGATTGTTCAATGGTTAATGTAATGAATGAGGTATGATGAATGATTAATTTTTGATGATGAATGGAAAAAGGATGGATGATGAATTAAAAAGGCTCATGGATGATGTTGGATTATGAATGATGGATTAATGATGGATGATTGATTGGTGAATATTGGGTGGTTGGTGGaagaataatataaaaatgatggATCATGGATGTATGTTTGATGGATGGATGATCAATGATAGAAGGATAATGCATGCTGGATGGATAATGAATACTAGATAGATGAGAACATGGATGATTAATGGAGGATGGATGAATGATAGATGATATTGATAGATGATGACTGATGGATGGAAAATGGATGGAGAAAAAAGGATGGATGATAGTTAAAGGATTTAAAACGGATGTTGGATATAATGGATGGTGTATGTTAGATGATAAATGATTGATGGATGAATGGATAATCAAAAGAATTATAGATAATTTATGGACGGATGATGAATGACAAATGGATGATGGATGGTGAAAGATGGATGATTTTGAATGATGGCTGGAAAAGGAATGCTGGGTGAATGATGAATGATGGGAGGTCGATGAATGCTGGATGGGTGAAGAATAATGGGAGGTTAATGGATGATGAATGAATAATGAATGATGGGTTTTGAATGATGAATTATGGATGGAAAATGGTTGGATAATGGATGTATGATGTATAGATGATGGATGATGTATGTTTAATGGATATTGATTGATAATTGTTGATGAAAGACacataaattattgaaaaatgaattttttactgATGAATAACTGATGGATGATTGTTGGATGGATGATGAATGATGATGGGTGATGATAGATGGAAGACAAATGATAGATGAATTATTGATGGATGAATGATAACGTTAAAACGGTTACCAAATTATATGTACAGTTCTTGAAATATCATAATGCGCCCCCacagaattattataaaataattaaggaaCTGAATAGAttaattttagagtttttttttatggcagtATACGAGGTGTGGCTATTAAATAACCGGACTGATGCTGCCACCAGCAAACTGCGAGCGTGCCGCGACATGTTTGAACATGACTGTGTCCTTCCCCCACCCTGAGCTCGCTAGACAAGCCAGTCGGTCACTCAGTTTCACTGCAGCAGTCTACGCACTAGTGATGCGTCGGAAAAATGCCAAGTGGTCAGGCGGAGCAACGGGATAACCTCAAGTTTCTGGTTAAACTAGAGAAAACTCCCACAGAAGCAATGTTGAAAGAAGTCTACTGGAATTAATGTTTATTCCGCACACAAGTTTTTGAGTGGTTTAAACAGTTTAAAGAAGGGCGTGAAACGACCGAAGACGATCGGCACCTAAAACGGCCCTCAACGTCAAAAACGGACTAAAACATTGAACAAATTGGTAAATTAATCCGGGCTGATTGTTGTCTGAGCATCCGAGGGCTTGCTGAAATGACAGGAATCAAAAAAGTAAGTGTTTGACAGATTTTTCATGAATCATTTAACATGCAGAAGGTTTGCGCAAAAATAGTGCAGAAACTCCTTACACCCGAGCAAAAGGAATCAAGACAGAGTCCTTAACAACATCGCCACTAATCCAGATTTGTTAGACAAGGTAATTATTTGTGATGAATCGTAGTTTTTTACTTACGATTCCGAAACAAAGAGGCAATCCATTCATTGGAAGAGCCCAAGCTCGCCAAGGCAAAAAAAGCCAGGATGAGCAAATCCAAATTCAAAGCAATGATGATTTTTCTTTTTCGACATTCGTGACATTATCTAAGTTCACTGGGTGCCCGAGGGTCAGAAGGTCAATCAACAGTTCTACATAGAGGTTTTGAAGGCCCTACGCAAGCGTATGAGAAGGTAACGACCCCATTTGTGGAAGACCAAGTCCTGGATCCTTCACCAAAACAATGCACCAGCCCATTTTGCCTTGTCTGTGAAAGCATTCCTCGCAAAATACGGCATCACCGTGTTGGAACATCCACTGTACTCACCCGACCTTGCCCCCTGTGACTTTTTTCTATTTCCCAAGGTCAATTCAGCTCTGAAAGGGGCAAGATTTGAAAGTGTGGAAGCGGTTCAAGTAAAAGCAACAGAGGTTCTCCACCAGCTGACAGAAGAGGACATCCAACTGCTTCCAAAAATCGAAACATCATATGGAGCAGTGTAGGGATTACCAAGGAGAGTACATTGAAGGCAATAAAACTTCTGCTGTAATTAGCGATGAATAAAAAGTGTTATGACTTCAGTCCGGTTATCTAATATCCATACCTCGTATAACCAAATCCAACCGACATTTTTAAGATATCACATTATTTGTAGTATAATAGTATAACCTAACAAATACTTAAAATGATAATCTCAGGTTAACTACTAGGAGAATCCCAAAGCCCCCTTAGGAAATGATTAAAAAAacccagacctgccaacattcaaatttaaaaaatcatgaggtcctcgataaaaatttttaggcccataaatacaggttagatataaaaaacaacaaataagaaactttaaatttaagtgacatgcctgtacatatgttacatggtctctgcttcaaaatttatttcaacaaattataggttgcagatttaatttagttgaacataatttagcgctgtcatgtagtgatcatgcaggccgcaactaaaaaatatgtaaaataacattctgctcgtataacactattatcactgttcacagcaaaattaatttttttattggaagcaatacacttcacgtgttagttgtgtttttttgtagctacatgtttcacaatgtctcctcttccactatgagagatagaaaaatcagcacggcacacgctacaaaacgcaaaattgcttcctttacgtgactcgagtattgatggaaactcgttactgtaagctttcatttgtaacttttacaaacaaaatcttgaggccccgaaaaatcgtgaggaaacactattttggcgtgagggcgtgagatggaccttaaaatcatgagcctcacaccaaaatcgtgagagttggcaggtctgaaaACCTGTTAGGAAATGGAAACAAGCGTTTTGAATTACTCCCCAAATAGCGGCTCTTTTTCAGCAAGGCCTGAATTTCATAACACCACCCTTTTTCAGGTGAACTAAAGAACATGTGTCCCACTGTTTTCCATTTCCCCCCACCCTTTCCCCGGAATAGCAATGCTTATGCTGCTGCATCATtactaaaatcaatttttttgggTTAAGTATATTATTCGATAACATACATACTACTGGTTGGAAAGAAAGTAGGAGAAATGTATAACTCATGTCATTAGTCAATGATGATAAACTTGAATGAAGGAACGAAGAAAAATATTGAATGTAATATTGACAGCAATGAAAGACAAATAGCAccatgaaaataaatacaaatgatagTGTGAGTTTTGGAGTGAAAACTGTGGTTGTGTCACAAATATGAGTTAAGTAATAAGTGGAATGTAATATGTATCTTTATAAAGTGAATAAATAAGTACACAATAAGTATTTAGTAAGAAGTAAGAAATTTATTTATGTGTGTGGTAATGAGTGTATTAGTCACAAAAAAAGAGCAAGGTTGTGATTATTTATACTGACTTTAAACTATTATTGCCATAATTGAAAGAAAGGTAAGTGGTTTTTTATGGCTTTTATTTGTGATTTGCAGTTGTTTTTTaagtgcattttatttgctgttaggtGACAGATATGTTGTGTGTGATTTGCGATGTTACTTGAAATACTTTCTTTGGTAAGGTAAGTCATAAAATTTATTAGGTAATGGAAATTTGTTTGTTTTCCTATAGATTAGTTTTgcaattgatgaaatgattgaaaaaaAGCAAATGTTTTGGTGAGAGTAGGTCTgctaatacaaaaaattatatacgttTGCATCACGTTATGGTAGGGATATTGATGAAGTCATCAACAAGGCTGTGCTGAAGTAAATACGACCTGTAAGTTCTTATGGTACAAGTGCGGGTATGGGCGTTTTGGATGGGGAAGATTCACATGTTTGTTTAGCACAAGATATTGTTATTGAGAAAATTAAATAAGAGTAcggaatatatttttgt includes these proteins:
- the LOC134536666 gene encoding 26S proteasome regulatory subunit 8, with protein sequence MTLTNFEMEVDDKLSKGEGFRPYYITKIEELQLIVAEKSQNLRRLQAQRNELNAKVRMLREELQLLQEQGSYVGEVVKPMDKKKVLVKVHPEGKFVVDLDKNIDINDVTANSRVALRNESYTLHKILPNKVDPLVSLMMVEKVPDSTYEMVGGLDKQIKEIKEVIELPVKHPELFDALGIAQPKGVLLYGPPGTGKTLLARAVAHHTECTFIRVSGSELVQKFIGEGSRMVRELFVMAREHAPSIIFMDEIDSIGSSRIESGSGGDSEVQRTMLELLNQLDGFEATKNIKVIMATNRIDILDPALLRPGRIDRKIEFPPPNEEARLDILKIHSRKMNLTRGINLRKIAELMPGASGAEVKGVCTEAGMYALRERRVHVTQEDFEMAVAKVMQKDSEKNMSIKKLWK